In Streptomyces erythrochromogenes, the DNA window GTACTTGCCGGCGTTCTCCCAGCTCAGGCTCTCGAAGAAGCCGCCCTCGTCGAGCTTGTCCGGGGTGATGAACTCGACGCCCAGGGTCTTGAAGTACTTCAGGTCGGCCGAGGTGTCCGGGGTGGAGGCGTAGAACAGGTCGGCGGAGCCGGAGCCGACCAGGACCTTGATGCCCGGGTTGGCCTTGGTGGCCTCGCGGACCTTGGCGGCCGCGGCCTCGAAGCGGGCCTTGCCGTCGACGGCGGCCTTGGCGTTCATGTCGGCGCCCAGCGACTTGGCGAGGTCCGCGGTGCGCTCCAGGGCCTTGTCCATGGAGACGTTGCCGCCGACGCCGATCGCGGCGGCCGGGGCCACCTTCAGGATCTTGTCCTTGGAGGCCTCGGGCACGTACCAGTACGAGCCGTCCCAGGTGTTGGTGACGAGCAGGTCGGGCTGGAGGGCGGCGTACTTCTCGACGTTGAACTCGTCGTAGACGTTGCCGAGGATCTCGACCTTGGAGATGTCCATCGAGCCGGCCTGGACATCGGGCTTGCCGTCGGCCGTCTTGGTCGGGCCGAAGACGCCCTTGACCGGGACGCCGTAGTCGTACAGCGCGGCGGCGGTGCCGGTGAAGGCGACGATGTTCTTCGGCGTGGACTTGGTGCTGACGTCCTTGCCGAGGTCGTCCTTGAAGGTCCAGGGACCGGAGGACGCGGCGGCGGTGCTGCCCTTGTCGCCGTCACCCTTCGCCGTGTCGGTGCCGCCGCACGCGGCGAGCGTGGCGACGAGACCGAGGGCGCCGCCCGCGGCGATGAAGCCGCGACGGGTGAAGGAGGAGCTGCGGGACTTGGGCATAATCGATGTCCGTTTTCGTGCGTACCGGGGCGGCCACCAGCGTGCCGTTCGTGGGGAAGGTTAGCCTAACCTTGGCCGAAAACGGTAAGGGGGCCCTTAGTTTTTTCGGGCCCCCTCCCATCACCCGCGCTCGCGCGGGCCTTTGGGCTAGCCGGCGAAGCCCAGCTCGCGGGCGATCAGCATGCGCTGGACCTCGCTGGTGCCCTCGCCGATCTCCAGGATCTTGGAGTCGCGCCACATTCGCGCCACCGGGTACTCGTTCATGAAACCGTACCCACCGTGGATCTGCGTCGCGTCACGGGCGTTGTCCACGGCCACCGTGGAGGAGTACAGCTTCGCGATCGCCGCCTCCTTCTTGAACGGCTCGCCGGCCACCAGCCGGGAGGCCGCGTCGCGCCAGCCGATGCGGGCCATGTGGGCGCGCATCTCCATGTCCGCCAGCTTGAACTGGATGGCCTGGTTGTCGCCGATCGCCTTGCCGAAGGCGTGACGCTCCCTGGCGTACTTCACCGACTCGTCCACACAGCCCTGCGCGAGGCCCGTGGCGAGCGCGGAGATGGCGATCCGGCCCTCGTCGAGGATCCGCAGGAACTGGGCGTAGCCGCGGCCCTCGTCGCCCACCAGGTTGGCCAGGGGGACCCGTACGCCGTCGAAGGACAGCTCACGGGTGTCCGAGGAGTTCCAACCCACCTTGGAGTAGGGGGCGGCCACCGTGAAGCCCGGCGTGCCGGACGGGACGATGATCGAGGAGATCTCCGGGCGGCCGTCCGCCTTGCGGCCCGTCACGGCCGTGACGGTGACCAGGCCGGTGATGTCCGTACCGGAGTTGGTGATGAAGCACTTCGAGCCGTTGATGACCCACTCGTCGCCGTCCTTGACGGCGGTCGTACGCGTGCCGCCGGCGTCCGAGCCCGCGCCGGGCTCGGTCAGTCCGAAGGCGCCCAGCACCTCGCCGGAGCACAGCTTCGGCAGCCACTCGCGCTTCTGCTCCTCGGTGCCGAAGAGGTAGAGGGGCATGGCGCCGAGGGAGACACCGGCCTCCAGGGTGATGGCGACCGAGGAGTCGACGCGGGCCAGCTCCTCCAGGGCGATGCCCAGGGCGAGGTAGTCCCCGCCCATGCCGCCGTACTCCTCCGGGAAGGGCAGGCCGAACAGGCCCATGCGGCCCATCTCGGCGACGATCTCGTAGGGGAACTCGTGCCGCTCGTACAGGTCGCCGATCTTCGGGGCCACGACGTCGTGGGCGAACGCTTCGACGGTGCGGCGGAGTTCCTCGTGCTCAGGGGTGAGCCGGTGGTCGAGGGACATGGTGTGACTACTCCTTGTGGGAGAGGGCGCGGACGGTACGGGAGGGGCTGGGGCGTCCCAGCTGTTCGGCCATCCACACGCTCGTGGCGGTGAGGGCGGCCAGATCGACCCCGGTCTCGATGCCGAGACCGTCGAGCATCCACACCAGGTCCTCGGTGGCGAGGTTGCCCGTGGCGCTCTTCGCGTACGGGCATCCGCCGAGGCCGCCCGCGGAGGCGTCGACGGTGGTCACGCCGTGCTGGAGCGCGGCGAGGGTGTTGGACAGGGCCTGGCCGTAGGTGTCGTGGAAGTGCACGCCGATGCGGTCGGTGGGGACACCGGCCTCGTTCAGCGCGGAGAGCAGGGCCTGGACATGGCCCGGGGTGGCGACGCCGATCGTGTCGCCGAGGCTCAGCTCGTCGCAGCCGAGGTCGAGCAGGGCCTTGGCCACGGAGACGACCTGGTGGACCGGGACGGCGCCCTCCCAGGGGTCGCCGAAGCACATGGACAGATAGCCGCGGACGTGCGCCCCGCCCTGCCTGGCACGGGCCACGACCGGCTCGAACATCGCGAGGGACTCGGCGACGGTGCGGTTGAGGTTGCGGGAGGCGAACGTCTCCGTGGCCGAGCCGAACACCGCGATCCGGGTGGCCCCGAGCGCGAGCGCGCGGTCCAGGCCGCGCTCGTTCGGCACGAGGACGGGCAGCGCGGCGTCCACGTCGGCGAGCAGCGGGAAGAGCTGCTCGGCGTCGGCCAGCTGGGGCACCCACTTGGGGTGCACGAAGCTGGTGGCCTCGATGGTGGTCAGGCCCGACGCGGCCAGGCGGCGGACGAACTCCGCCTTTACCTCCGTGGGGACGGCCGTCTTCTCGTTCTGCAGGCCGTCGCGGGCGCCGACCTCGTGGATGCGGACCCGGGCCGGCAGGCCGGGGGCCGGGACAGTCATGGGCAGCCCGATCACGCGCTCTCCTCCTCGTCCGGGGTGACGACGGCCAGGACCTGGTCCATGGCGACGGTGGTTCCGGGGGAGACGTCCAGCTCGGTGACCGTGCCGGCGTGCGGGGCGGAGATGACGTGCTCCATCTTCATCGCCTCGACGACCAGCAGGCTCTGACCGGCCGTCACCTTGTCGCCCACGGCCACCTTGACGACGGTGACGGTGCCGGGCATGGGGGCGGCGAGGGTCTCCGCGCCGCCGCGACCGGCCCCGCTGAGGTTCGCCGCGACGGCGTCGTGCAGCTGGACGTGCCAGGAGTCGCCGTCGCGCCCGAGCCAGGTCCCCTCCGGGGAGGTGGCGTGGCTGAAGCGGTGGGTGACGCCGTCGAGTTCGATGGTGACGGTGTCGGAGGTGCGGCTGACGATCCGGCCGCGGGCCGGTGTGCCGGGGCCCTGCCCCGGACCCCGCGCCTCGATCGCCGGCGAGGCTGAATCTGCCCCGGCGGGGTCGGAAACGAGGACCTCGGTGTCCCCGCCCAGGGGGCGGGTGCGGACCTCCACCGGCTCCTGGCCCGGGAGGCGGAAGTGGTGGAAGGTCCAGGCGGGGGTGCCGCCCAGGCGCCAGCCGTTGGCGGCGCCGAACGGATCGACCCACCCACCCGGCCTCGCCGGCGTTAGAGGCGCGGGTCCGGGCAGAGCCCGGGGGCCCTGCGCCAGCAGGGCCGCGGTGGCGTACACCTCCAGCGGGACGCCGTCGGGGAGGAGACCGGAGAGGTCGCGCTCGACCAGCCCGGTGTCCAGGTCGCCCGACACCACATCGGGGTGGGCGAGCAGCCGCCGCAGGAAGCCGGCGTTCGTCTGGACGCCCAGGATCACCGTGTCGGCCAGGGCACCGCGCAGCAGGCGCAGTGCGGTGGCGCGGTCGGGGCCGTGGACGATGACCTTCGACAGCATCGGGTCGTACGTCGAGCCCACCGGCACGCCCGCCGTCAGGCCGGAGTCCGTGCGGACCGCACCGCCCGAGGGCTCCGACAGCGCCAGGACGGTCCCGCCGGACGGCAGGAAGCCGCGTGCCGGGTCCTCCGCGCAGACGCGGGCCTCGATGGCGTGCCCGGTCAGCCGGATGTCGTCCTGGGTGACGGGCAGGGCCTCGCCGGAGGCGACCCGCAGCTGGAGCTCCACCAGGTCCAGGCCGGTGATCAGCTCCGTCACCGGGTGCTCGACCTGGAGGCGGGTGTTCATCTCCATGAAGTAGTAAGAGGACGGGTCGCCGCCCGGGACGATGAACTCCACCGTGCCCGCGCCGACGTATCCGCACGAGCGGGCCGCGTCGACCGCCGCCGCGCCCATCGCCGCGCGGGTCTTCTCGTCGAGCAGGACCGAGGGGGCCTCCTCGATGACCTTCTGGTGCCGGCGCTGGAGCGAGCACTCGCGCTCGCCCAGGTGGACCACGTTGCCGTGGGCGTCCGCCAGCACCTGGATCTCGATGTGCCGGGGCCGGTCCACCCACCGCTCGACCAGCAGGGTGTCGTCGCCGAAGGACGAGCGCGCCTCGCGGCGGGCCGCCGCGATCTCCTCGGCCAGCACCGCCTCGTCCCGTACGAGGCGCATGCCCTTGCCGCCGCCGCCCGCCGAGGGCTTCAGCAGGACCGGCATGCCGATCTCCGAGGCTGCCGCGACGAGTTCGGCGTCGGTCAGACCGCTGCCCGAGGAGCCCGGGACCACGGGCACGCCCGCCGCCTTCACGGTCTCCTTGGCGCGGATCTTGTCGCCCATGAGGGAGATGGCGGAGGCGGGCGGCCCGATGAAGGCCAGTCCGGCGTCCGTGCAGGCCTGGGCGAAGGCGGCGTTCTCCGCGAGGAAGCCGTAGCCGGGGTGGACGGCCTCGGCGCCCGTCCGCTTCGCGGCATCCAGCAGCCGCTCCACCGACAGGTAGCTCTCCGCGGCCGCCGCCGGGCCGATGCGGACGGCCGTGTCGGCCTCCCGTACGTGGCGGGCGTCCGCGTCCGCGTCGCTGAAGACGGCCACGGAGCGGATGCCGAGCTCCCGCAGGGTGCGGATGACCCGGACCGCGATCTCGCCGCGGTTCGCGACCAGAACAGTGCTGAACATCAGTGAGGTCCTCACGTCACATACGGAAGATGCCGAAGCCCGAGTCGCCCAGCGGGGCGTTCGCGCACGCGGTCAGGGCCAGTCCCAGCACCTGCCGGGTCTCCATGGGGTCGATGACCCCGTCGTCCCACAGCCGCGCCGTGGCGTAGTAGGCGTTGCCCTGCTCCTCGTACTGGGCGCGGACCGGGGCCTTGAAGGCCTCCTCGTCCTCGGCCGGCCACTCCTGGCCGGCGCCCTCGATCTGGTCGCGCTTGACCGTCGCGAGGACCGAGGCCGCCTGCTCGCCGCCCATCACGGAGATCTTGGCGTTGGGCCACATCCACAGGAAGCGGGGCGAATAGGCCCGCCCGCACATCGAGTAGTTGCCGGCGCCGTACGAGCCGCCGACCACCACCGTCAGCTTCGGGACCCGGGCGCAGGCCACGGCCGTCACCATCTTGGCGCCGTGCTTGGCGATGCCGCCCGCCTCGTAGTCGCGGCCGACCATGAAGCCGGAGATGTTCTGGAGGAAGAGCAGCGGGATGCCGCGCTGGTCGCACAGCTCGATGAAGTGGGCGCCCTTCTGGGCGGACTCGGCGAACAGGATGCCGTTGTTCGCGATGATCCCGACCGGGTGGCCGTGGATCCGGGCGAAGCCGGTGACCAGCGTCTGGCCGAACTCGGACTTGAACTCCTGGAAGCGGGAGCCGTCCGCGATCCGCGCGATGATCTCGCGGGCGTCGTAGGGGGTGCGCGAGTCGACGGGGACCGCGCCGTACAGCCCGGACGGGTCCACCTTCGGCTCCTCCGGTGCCTCGACCGACCAGGGCAGGGCCCCGCGCTCGGGCAGGGTCGCCACGATGTTCCGTACGATCCGCAGCGCGTGCGCGTCGTCCTCCGCGAGGTGGTCCGTCACGCCGGAGACGCGGGAGTGGACCTCGCCGCCGCCGAGCTCCTCGGCCGTGACCACCTCACCGGTGGCGGCCTTCACCAGCGGCGGGCCGCCGAGGAAGATCGTGCCCTGGTTGCGGACGATGACGGCCTCGTCGCTCATGGCCGGGACGTACGCGCCGCCCGCGGTGCAGGAGCCGAGGACGGCGGCGATCTGCGGGATGCCGGCGCCCGACATGCGGGCCTGGTTGTAGAAGATGCGGCCGAAGTGCTCCCGGTCGGGGAAGACCTCGTCCTGCATCGGCAGGAAGGCGCCGCCCGAGTCGACCAGGTAGAGGCAGGGGAGACGATTCTCCAGCGCCACCTCCTGGGCGCGCAGGTGCTTCTTGACGGTCATCGGGTAGTACGTGCCGCCCTTGACGGTGGCGTCGTTCGCGACGATCACGCACTCGCGTCCGCTGACCCGGCCGATGCCCGCGATGACCCCGGCGGCGGGGGCGGAGCCCCCGTACATGCCCTCGGCGGCCAGCGGCGCCAGCTCCAGGAAGGGGGAGCCCGGGTCGAGGAGGGTGTCCACGCGGTCGCGCGGGAGGAGCTTCCCGCGGGCGGTGTGGCGGGCGCGGGCCTTCTCCCCGCCGCCGAGCCGGGCCGCGTCGAGCCGGGCGCGCAGGCCCTCGGTCAGCTCGCGGTGGGCGGCCTCGTTGGTCCGCCAGGCCTCGGACGCCGGGTCCGCGGCGCTCGTCAGCACTGGTGCCTGCTGCATCGGTCGAGCTCCCTTGCTCGTTCCACTTGCTCGGTACACGTTGTTAATAAGCGTTAACGCATCTACGGCTTAGGTTAACGACCGCTAACGGCCCTGTCTAGAATGGTTTCCCATGAGCACCAGAGCGGCCGCCCCGACCCGTCGCGAGCAGATCCTCAGTGAGGCCGCCCGCCTCTTCGCCGCGCGCGGCTTCCACGGCGTAGGCGTCGACGAGATAGGGGCCGCTGTGGGCATCAGCGGCCCCGGCCTGTACCGGCACTTCGCGGGCAAGGACGCCATGCTCGCCGAGCTGCTCGTCGGCATCAGCGAACGGCTCCTCACCGGTGGCCGCCACCGGGTGGCGGAGGCGGCGGGGGACCCGTGCCGGGTCCTGTCCTCCCTCATCGACGGCCACATCGACTTCGCGCTCGACGACCGGGCGCTGATCACCGTGCACGACCGGGAGCTCGACCGGCTGCGGGAGGCCGACCGCAAGCTCGTACGGCAGCTCCAGCGCCAGTACGTGGAGCTGTGGGTGGACGTCGTACGGGAGCTGCACCCCGAGGTGGGCGAGGCGGAGGTGCGGGTCGCCGTGCACGCCGTGTTCGGCCTGCTCAACTCCACCCCGCACCTGGCGGCCCTGGGCCGGGAGGCCGTGGAGTCGCTGCTGCGCAGGCTCGCGCACGGGGCCTTCGGGGCGCTGTCGACATGACCCGGGGCGTCCGCCGACCGGAATGGACGCGCCGCCTCCGGCCCGGCGGCGGCAGAATGGCCCGTATGCCGAAGCCGATAGAGACGTCCGACCGATCTATTGAAACGCCGAGCCGCGCCGAACTCGTCGACCATCTGGTCCGCACGCGGATCGCGGGGCAGGTCGCGACGCCGCGCGAGAACAACCTCTCCCACTACCGCAAGCTCGCCAACGGCGACCGGCACTACTGGCTGGGCCTGGAACTGGGTGACCGCTGGACCGACGAGCAGGACGTCCTCGCCGTGATGGCGGAGCGCTGCGGCGTCGTGGACGACCCGGGCTTCCGCTTCGGCCAGGACACCATCGACCCGGAGCTGACCGTGGCCGGCCTGGACCGGCTGGCGGCGCGGCTGCGCAAGGCGGCGGCCGACCGGCAGAGCGTGCTGTTCGCCACCGGCCACCCGGGCGGCCTGCTGGACGTCCACCGGGCGACGGCCGCGGCGCTGCGCGCGGCGGGCTGCGAGATCGTGGTGATCCCGCAGGGGCTGACGGCCGACGAGGGCTCGGTGTGGCAGTTCGCGGACGTCGCGGTGCTGGAGCGGGGCGCGACCCTGTGGCACACCCATTCACCGGCCCCGATGGCGGCGATCCTGGACGCCCTCACGGCTGAGCAGCGCCCCCAGCCGGACCTGGTCGTCGCCGACCACGGCTGGGCGGGCTGCGCGGCCCAGCGCGGGCTGGACGCGGTCGGCTACGCCGACTGCAACGACCCGGCGCTCTTCCTCGGCGAGGCCGAGGGCACCCTCCAGGTGGCGGTCCCCCTGGACGACCACGTCCGCGACCCCCGCTACTACGACCCGCTGGTGGCGTACCTCCTCCACGCGGCGGGCCTGCGCTGACGGCGTAGCCGCCGCGGAGACAGCGAGAAGCCCCGGCCGGTATTCCGGCCGGGGCTCCCTTATGCCCGGGCTGGGGAGACCCGGCGCGGCCGCCTGGTCTGCATTTCGTTGCACCAGGCGGCCGCCACGTACGTCAGCCAGTCAGCTCGGTCGAGCGCAAGTACTGACCTTGGACGTGGGGGAGGAACCCCCCCTTTGTGCCGTCCTTGTAGTGGACGACCACGAGGTAGATCTTGCAGGACTTCCCGGTATCGGGCGCCGGGAAATCGAATCTGATCCCCGGCGCCTCGTCGGGGTAGGTGTCGAACACCCAGGTCGCCGGCCCGGTGTAGGTGTCAGGCGCCAGCCCGGCGGACTGCCCGCAGTCCTGCCGGGGCTCCGTCACCCGCTCGAGCTCCGCGGAGCCGTCGGCCCGAACCGTCAAACGCCCGCCGTCTGCGCCTCGCCAGGCTCCGTCTACATCGGCAACCACAAGCTCGGGCTCACGCTCCTCGCCCATGTCTACGAGGAAGGCGGCCAACAGCGCTGTGAAGAGCCCTCCCGCGCCAACGAACCACCAGACGGACCCTCGTGGGCGGACGTTCATGAAGCCCTCCTTTCCTTACCCGGCGTCATGATCTCAGTAGCCCAGGTTGTACTCGGGTCGGGAGGAGTGACCCGAACCCACGTATGCCTTCGCATCGATGATGATGCGGGTGTTGAAG includes these proteins:
- a CDS encoding carboxyl transferase domain-containing protein — its product is MQQAPVLTSAADPASEAWRTNEAAHRELTEGLRARLDAARLGGGEKARARHTARGKLLPRDRVDTLLDPGSPFLELAPLAAEGMYGGSAPAAGVIAGIGRVSGRECVIVANDATVKGGTYYPMTVKKHLRAQEVALENRLPCLYLVDSGGAFLPMQDEVFPDREHFGRIFYNQARMSGAGIPQIAAVLGSCTAGGAYVPAMSDEAVIVRNQGTIFLGGPPLVKAATGEVVTAEELGGGEVHSRVSGVTDHLAEDDAHALRIVRNIVATLPERGALPWSVEAPEEPKVDPSGLYGAVPVDSRTPYDAREIIARIADGSRFQEFKSEFGQTLVTGFARIHGHPVGIIANNGILFAESAQKGAHFIELCDQRGIPLLFLQNISGFMVGRDYEAGGIAKHGAKMVTAVACARVPKLTVVVGGSYGAGNYSMCGRAYSPRFLWMWPNAKISVMGGEQAASVLATVKRDQIEGAGQEWPAEDEEAFKAPVRAQYEEQGNAYYATARLWDDGVIDPMETRQVLGLALTACANAPLGDSGFGIFRM
- a CDS encoding ABC transporter substrate-binding protein, encoding MPKSRSSSFTRRGFIAAGGALGLVATLAACGGTDTAKGDGDKGSTAAASSGPWTFKDDLGKDVSTKSTPKNIVAFTGTAAALYDYGVPVKGVFGPTKTADGKPDVQAGSMDISKVEILGNVYDEFNVEKYAALQPDLLVTNTWDGSYWYVPEASKDKILKVAPAAAIGVGGNVSMDKALERTADLAKSLGADMNAKAAVDGKARFEAAAAKVREATKANPGIKVLVGSGSADLFYASTPDTSADLKYFKTLGVEFITPDKLDEGGFFESLSWENAGKYKADLVLLDNRTGTLQPEELKAKATWAEMPAVKAGQVAPRTTEPIFSYDKCAQILEDLAKALQNAKKVA
- a CDS encoding hydroxymethylglutaryl-CoA lyase; amino-acid sequence: MTVPAPGLPARVRIHEVGARDGLQNEKTAVPTEVKAEFVRRLAASGLTTIEATSFVHPKWVPQLADAEQLFPLLADVDAALPVLVPNERGLDRALALGATRIAVFGSATETFASRNLNRTVAESLAMFEPVVARARQGGAHVRGYLSMCFGDPWEGAVPVHQVVSVAKALLDLGCDELSLGDTIGVATPGHVQALLSALNEAGVPTDRIGVHFHDTYGQALSNTLAALQHGVTTVDASAGGLGGCPYAKSATGNLATEDLVWMLDGLGIETGVDLAALTATSVWMAEQLGRPSPSRTVRALSHKE
- a CDS encoding acetyl/propionyl/methylcrotonyl-CoA carboxylase subunit alpha, whose protein sequence is MFSTVLVANRGEIAVRVIRTLRELGIRSVAVFSDADADARHVREADTAVRIGPAAAAESYLSVERLLDAAKRTGAEAVHPGYGFLAENAAFAQACTDAGLAFIGPPASAISLMGDKIRAKETVKAAGVPVVPGSSGSGLTDAELVAAASEIGMPVLLKPSAGGGGKGMRLVRDEAVLAEEIAAARREARSSFGDDTLLVERWVDRPRHIEIQVLADAHGNVVHLGERECSLQRRHQKVIEEAPSVLLDEKTRAAMGAAAVDAARSCGYVGAGTVEFIVPGGDPSSYYFMEMNTRLQVEHPVTELITGLDLVELQLRVASGEALPVTQDDIRLTGHAIEARVCAEDPARGFLPSGGTVLALSEPSGGAVRTDSGLTAGVPVGSTYDPMLSKVIVHGPDRATALRLLRGALADTVILGVQTNAGFLRRLLAHPDVVSGDLDTGLVERDLSGLLPDGVPLEVYATAALLAQGPRALPGPAPLTPARPGGWVDPFGAANGWRLGGTPAWTFHHFRLPGQEPVEVRTRPLGGDTEVLVSDPAGADSASPAIEARGPGQGPGTPARGRIVSRTSDTVTIELDGVTHRFSHATSPEGTWLGRDGDSWHVQLHDAVAANLSGAGRGGAETLAAPMPGTVTVVKVAVGDKVTAGQSLLVVEAMKMEHVISAPHAGTVTELDVSPGTTVAMDQVLAVVTPDEEESA
- a CDS encoding SACE_7040 family transcriptional regulator yields the protein MSTRAAAPTRREQILSEAARLFAARGFHGVGVDEIGAAVGISGPGLYRHFAGKDAMLAELLVGISERLLTGGRHRVAEAAGDPCRVLSSLIDGHIDFALDDRALITVHDRELDRLREADRKLVRQLQRQYVELWVDVVRELHPEVGEAEVRVAVHAVFGLLNSTPHLAALGREAVESLLRRLAHGAFGALST
- a CDS encoding phosphatase, which produces MARMPKPIETSDRSIETPSRAELVDHLVRTRIAGQVATPRENNLSHYRKLANGDRHYWLGLELGDRWTDEQDVLAVMAERCGVVDDPGFRFGQDTIDPELTVAGLDRLAARLRKAAADRQSVLFATGHPGGLLDVHRATAAALRAAGCEIVVIPQGLTADEGSVWQFADVAVLERGATLWHTHSPAPMAAILDALTAEQRPQPDLVVADHGWAGCAAQRGLDAVGYADCNDPALFLGEAEGTLQVAVPLDDHVRDPRYYDPLVAYLLHAAGLR
- a CDS encoding acyl-CoA dehydrogenase family protein, translating into MSLDHRLTPEHEELRRTVEAFAHDVVAPKIGDLYERHEFPYEIVAEMGRMGLFGLPFPEEYGGMGGDYLALGIALEELARVDSSVAITLEAGVSLGAMPLYLFGTEEQKREWLPKLCSGEVLGAFGLTEPGAGSDAGGTRTTAVKDGDEWVINGSKCFITNSGTDITGLVTVTAVTGRKADGRPEISSIIVPSGTPGFTVAAPYSKVGWNSSDTRELSFDGVRVPLANLVGDEGRGYAQFLRILDEGRIAISALATGLAQGCVDESVKYARERHAFGKAIGDNQAIQFKLADMEMRAHMARIGWRDAASRLVAGEPFKKEAAIAKLYSSTVAVDNARDATQIHGGYGFMNEYPVARMWRDSKILEIGEGTSEVQRMLIARELGFAG